TCTCGTCCAGCGGGCGCGGATCGTTGCGGTGCACCGCGTTCTTGATCTTGATGTCGCCGAAGCGGGTGAACAGCCAGCCGTTGCGCGCGTTGCGGGTCGGCATCACGCAGTCGAACATGTCGATGCCGGCGGCCACGCCCGCCACCAGGTCTTCCGGCGTGCCCACGCCCATCAGGTAGTGCGGCTTGTTGGCGGGCAGGCGCGGCGCCACGTGCTGCAGCACGCGCATCATGTCTTCCTTGGGCTCGCCCACCGACAGCCCGCCGATGGCGTAGCCGCCGAAGCCCTGGCCGCCCGCGTCGGCGTCGATGGCCTGCAGGCCGGCCAGCGATTCATCGCGCAGGGGCTCGAACATGCCGCCCTGGACGATGCCGAACAGGGCGTTGGGATTGCGCTCCCGCTCGAACTCGTTGCGCGAGCGCTGCGCCCAGCGCAGGCTCATGCGCATGGAGGCGGCTGCTTCCGCCTCGGTGGCCGGCCGGCCGTCGATCTGGTACGGCGTGCATTCGTCGAATTGCATGACGATGTCGGAGTTCAGCCGGCGCTGGATCTGCATCGAGATCTCGGGCGACAGGAACAGCCGGTCGCCGTTGATGGGCGAGGCGAAATGCACGCCTTCTTCGGTGATCTTGCGCAGATCGCCCAGCGAAAACACCTGGAAGCCGCCGGAGTCGGTCAGCATCGGCTTGTCCCAGCCGACGAAGCCGTGCAGGCCCTTGTGCGCGTCGATCACCTCCAGCGCGGGGCGCAGCCACAGGTGGAAGGTGTTGCCGAGGATGATCTGCGCGCCGATGTCCTTGAGCTCCACCGGCGACATCGCCTTGACCGCGCCGTAGGTGCCCACCGGCATGAAGATGGGCGTTTCCACCACGCCGTGGTTGAGGGTCATGCGGCCGCGCCGGGCGAGGCCATCGGTGGTGAGGAGGTCGAAATTCAGCATGAGGGGTCGGGGGAAGCGGACTGGGTATCAGGCTCGGCGCGCGTCAGGAACATGGCGTCGCCGTAGCTGAAGAAGCGGTAGCGCTGCGCGATGGCGTGGCGGTAGGCGGCGCGGATGGTCTCCAGGCCCGCGAATGCCGACACCAGCATCAGCAGCGTCGACTTGGGCAGGTGGAAGTTGGTCACCAGCGCGTCGACCAGCCGGAAGCGGTAGCCGGGGGTGATGAAGATGTCGGTCTCGCCCGAGCCGGCTGCCAGCGTGCCGTCCGGCTGCGCGGCCGATTCCAGCGCGCGCATCGACGTGGTGCCGACGGCGACGATGCGCCCGCCCGCCGCCCGCGTGGCGCGGATGGCCTCGGCCAGCTCCGGCGAGATGGCATACCACTCGCTGTGCATGCGGTGCTCGGCGATGTTCTCCACGCGCACCGGCGAGAACGTGCCGGCGCCCACGTGCAGCGTCAGGAAGCCGCGCCGCACGCCCATCGCATCGAGCCTGGCGAACAGCGCGTCGTCGAAATGCAGGCCGGCCGTGGGCGCGGCCACGGCGCCGGGCGTGCGCGCATAGACGGTCTGGTAGCGCGTCTCGTCGAAGCTGTCGGGCGTGTGCTCGATATAGGGCGGCAGCGGCAGGCGGCCGTACTGCTCGATCAACTCCAGCGCCGGCTGCGGGAAGCGCAGGGTGAAGAAGGGTTCGTGGCGCGGTCCGACCGTCACATCGAAGGCATCGGCCAGGCGCAGCGTACTGCCCGCGACCGGCGACTTGCTGGAGCGGATCTGCGCCAGCACCGTGTGCTCGTCCAGTAGGCGCTCGACCAGCACTTCGATCTTGCCGCCGCTGGCCTTGTGGCCGAAGAAGCGCGCCTTGATCACGCGGGTGTCGTTGAAGACCAGCAGGTCGCCGGGGCGCAGGTAGTCGACCAGGTCGGCGAACTGGCGGTCATCGAAATGCGTGCCCTGCGCGTCGTGGCGTGCGGCCAGCAGGCGGCTCGCGGTGCGGTCGGGCAGGGCGGTTTGCGCGATCAGCTCGGGCGGCAGATCGAAATCGAAATCGGACAGCGTCAGCATGAATGGCGGCGCAGACATGAATTGCGCCAAATGATGGCGGCGGGCGCCGGTACAATCATCGGCGATCCGCAAAGTCCGACATTGTAAACGTCCTGTGCCCGCTCGCGCCCGCTCCGCCACCGCCGCCGTTCCCGCGCCCGATGCCGACACGGCGCCGGCCGCCGGCCCCAGGCGCGCGCCCGCGGCGAAGCCCGCGGACAAGCCGGCCGCCAAGACCGCCCGCCCCGCCGACAAGCTGGCCAAGCTCGGCCTGCGCCGCGACGTCGATCTCGTGCTGCACCTGCCGATGCGCTACGAGGACGAAACCGCGCTGCTGACCATCGCCGAGGCCGTCGCCCGCGCCAATACCGGCTGGGCCGCGCAGGTGGATGGGGTGGTGACGCGCAACGAAGTGGCGTTCCGGCCCCGCCGGCAACTGGTGGTGCACATCGCTGACGATTCCGGCGAGCTGGTGCTGCGCTTTCTCAACTTCTACGGCAGCCAGGTCAAGCAGATGGCCGAGGGTGCGCGCCTGCGCGTGCGCGGCGAGGTGCGCGGCGGCTTCTTCGGCGCGGAGATGGTGCATCCGGCGGTGCGCGCCGTGACGCCGGACGAGCCGCTGCCCGACCGCCTGACCCCGGTCTATCCCAGCACCGCCGGCGTGGCGCAGGCGTATCTGCGCAAGGCCATCCTGAATGCGCTCGGCCGCACGCCGCTGCCCGAGACCCTGCCGGACAGCCTGTTGCGCGGGCCGCTGGCGCCGCTCAAGCTGATGGCGCCCGCCGAGGCCGTCCGCCTGCTGCACCAGCCCACGCCCGACGTGGACGAGCACAGTTTGGTCGAACGCACCCACCCGGCCTGGCTGCGCATCAAGTTCGACGAACTGCTGGCGCAGCAACTGTCGCTCAAGCGCGCCCAGGCCGCGCGCCGCACGCGCAGCGCGCCGGTGCTGCGGGCCGGCGGCGCGGACGGGCTGCTCGCGCGCTTCCTGGCGGCGCTGCCCTTCAAGCTGACCGGCGCGCAGGCCCGCGTGTGGGAGGAGATCCGCGCGGACCTCGCCCGGCCGTACCCGATGCAGCGGCTGCTGCAGGGCGACGTGGGCAGCGGCAAGACCGTCATCGCCGCGCTGGCCGCGTGCCAGGCCATCGACGCCGGCCGGCAGGCCGCGCTGATGGCGCCGACCGAACTGCTGGCCGAGCAGCACTACCGCAAGCTGTCGGCCTGGCTCGCGCCGCTGGGCGTGGACATCGTCTGGCTGGCCGGCAGCCTCAAGCGCAAGCAGAAGGACGAGGCCGCTGCGCGCGTGGCCGCCGGCACCGCGCAGCTGGTGATCGGCACCCATGCGCTGATCCAGGACACCGTGACCTTCGCCCGCCTGGGGCTGGCCGTGGTGGACGAGCAGCACCGCTTCGGCGTGGCGCAGCGGCTGGCGCTGCGCGGCAAGGCCGGCGGCACCGACACGCCCATCGCCGAGACCGCGCAGCTGGTGCCGCACCAGCTGATGATGTCGGCCACGCCGATCCCGCGCACGCTGGCGATGACGTACTACGCCGACCTCGACGTCTCGGCCATCGACGAGCTGCCGCCCGGCCGCACGCCGGTGGTCACGCGCCTGGTCAACGATGCGCGCCGCGACGAGGTGATCGAACGCATCCACGCCGCCGCGCGCGAGGGGCGGCAGGTCTACTGGGTCTGTCCCCTGATCGAAGAAAGCGAGGCGTTGCAGCTGCAGACTGCCGTCGAGACGTTCGAGACGCTGTCGCAGAGCCTGGCCGGCCTCAAGGTCGGGCTGGTGCACGGGCGCCTGCCGTCCGCCGACAAGGCCGCGGTGATGAGCGCCTTCGCCGGCGGCGAGCTGCACGTGCTGGTGGCGACCACCGTGATCGAAGTGGGCGTCGACGTGCCCAACGCCTCGCTGATGGTGATCGAGCACGCCGAGCGCTTCGGGCTGGCGCAGCTCCATCAGCTGCGCGGACGGGTCGGGCGCGGCACGGCCGAATCGGTCTGCATCCTGCTGTACCAGGCGCCCCTGT
The sequence above is a segment of the Ralstonia nicotianae genome. Coding sequences within it:
- the recG gene encoding ATP-dependent DNA helicase RecG; this encodes MPARARSATAAVPAPDADTAPAAGPRRAPAAKPADKPAAKTARPADKLAKLGLRRDVDLVLHLPMRYEDETALLTIAEAVARANTGWAAQVDGVVTRNEVAFRPRRQLVVHIADDSGELVLRFLNFYGSQVKQMAEGARLRVRGEVRGGFFGAEMVHPAVRAVTPDEPLPDRLTPVYPSTAGVAQAYLRKAILNALGRTPLPETLPDSLLRGPLAPLKLMAPAEAVRLLHQPTPDVDEHSLVERTHPAWLRIKFDELLAQQLSLKRAQAARRTRSAPVLRAGGADGLLARFLAALPFKLTGAQARVWEEIRADLARPYPMQRLLQGDVGSGKTVIAALAACQAIDAGRQAALMAPTELLAEQHYRKLSAWLAPLGVDIVWLAGSLKRKQKDEAAARVAAGTAQLVIGTHALIQDTVTFARLGLAVVDEQHRFGVAQRLALRGKAGGTDTPIAETAQLVPHQLMMSATPIPRTLAMTYYADLDVSAIDELPPGRTPVVTRLVNDARRDEVIERIHAAAREGRQVYWVCPLIEESEALQLQTAVETFETLSQSLAGLKVGLVHGRLPSADKAAVMSAFAGGELHVLVATTVIEVGVDVPNASLMVIEHAERFGLAQLHQLRGRVGRGTAESVCILLYQAPLSPTAKQRLQTMRETTDGFEIARRDLDIRGPGEFLGARQSGEAMLRFADLNHDAWMVEFAQGAAEQMLARFPDAVEAHLKRWLGEREHYLRV
- the tgt gene encoding tRNA guanosine(34) transglycosylase Tgt; the protein is MLNFDLLTTDGLARRGRMTLNHGVVETPIFMPVGTYGAVKAMSPVELKDIGAQIILGNTFHLWLRPALEVIDAHKGLHGFVGWDKPMLTDSGGFQVFSLGDLRKITEEGVHFASPINGDRLFLSPEISMQIQRRLNSDIVMQFDECTPYQIDGRPATEAEAAASMRMSLRWAQRSRNEFERERNPNALFGIVQGGMFEPLRDESLAGLQAIDADAGGQGFGGYAIGGLSVGEPKEDMMRVLQHVAPRLPANKPHYLMGVGTPEDLVAGVAAGIDMFDCVMPTRNARNGWLFTRFGDIKIKNAVHRNDPRPLDETCGCYTCRNFSRAYLHHLQRVGEILGARLNTIHNLHYYLELMADMRTAIESHSFAAFRARFAADRARGAL
- the queA gene encoding tRNA preQ1(34) S-adenosylmethionine ribosyltransferase-isomerase QueA, translated to MSAPPFMLTLSDFDFDLPPELIAQTALPDRTASRLLAARHDAQGTHFDDRQFADLVDYLRPGDLLVFNDTRVIKARFFGHKASGGKIEVLVERLLDEHTVLAQIRSSKSPVAGSTLRLADAFDVTVGPRHEPFFTLRFPQPALELIEQYGRLPLPPYIEHTPDSFDETRYQTVYARTPGAVAAPTAGLHFDDALFARLDAMGVRRGFLTLHVGAGTFSPVRVENIAEHRMHSEWYAISPELAEAIRATRAAGGRIVAVGTTSMRALESAAQPDGTLAAGSGETDIFITPGYRFRLVDALVTNFHLPKSTLLMLVSAFAGLETIRAAYRHAIAQRYRFFSYGDAMFLTRAEPDTQSASPDPSC